The proteins below come from a single bacterium genomic window:
- a CDS encoding GAF domain-containing protein gives MEQINKSEDVFYLSTDHLVESPVSTGLGSDLSNLARLIANATEAYTAAIFLKHPERNSLVVGGFHSLSREFITDAEIKYGSGLIGWTAANSVRVQVSPFEHDARTLLCYREDQSLKSFLALPILDNDKNVLGVITCDSKKTYAFPKIVEKLLADCSEQVRALIRLNLQVKTQIEDIPNETLPSFIEEIRNFEDERMLLSHAINVPAEIVDPAAIVAMVTAADGVGDGIFYSTSSTDNLQHRLLDLVCKHKKIICSDRTVQTLPNDDTSQRSFLSIPFHVLGKEAGSLNVLGNPQQVFNAPSVTALERITAELGKQIELIRLRERAQLLKSEAGLLSWRLFATEADQLLKQTQPRTLIRICFNNFLDLERAFGIDTSSLVFDKVLRLTEQLRRQSSLITGLYGSQILVLAETAHVNHFLSRLRVTLKTVRLDDPTNLAKSSDIQRIGEMLLEGISIIKVETSPEIKASIRGLIKETLLTIQAKSLENSTQKYSEVSSIGDKSNDFSWN, from the coding sequence ATGGAACAAATCAATAAATCCGAAGACGTATTTTACCTTTCCACAGATCATTTGGTTGAATCCCCTGTTTCAACCGGGCTAGGGTCTGACCTCTCAAATCTTGCGCGTTTAATTGCCAACGCTACAGAAGCATACACAGCGGCGATTTTTCTCAAGCATCCAGAACGAAATTCGCTAGTAGTTGGCGGGTTTCATTCGCTCAGCCGTGAATTTATTACAGATGCAGAAATAAAGTATGGTTCGGGCTTAATCGGCTGGACTGCAGCAAACTCCGTGCGTGTGCAGGTCTCTCCATTTGAACACGATGCACGCACCTTACTTTGTTACCGCGAGGATCAATCACTGAAGAGTTTTTTAGCTCTGCCCATACTCGACAACGACAAAAATGTTCTGGGCGTGATTACCTGCGACAGTAAAAAGACTTACGCTTTCCCTAAAATTGTAGAAAAATTATTAGCCGACTGCTCCGAACAAGTTCGCGCACTGATTCGTTTGAACTTACAAGTTAAAACTCAGATTGAAGATATTCCTAACGAGACACTACCAAGTTTCATCGAGGAAATCCGAAATTTCGAAGACGAGCGCATGCTCTTATCCCATGCGATTAATGTGCCTGCGGAAATTGTTGATCCCGCAGCAATTGTTGCCATGGTGACTGCGGCCGATGGCGTTGGTGATGGAATTTTCTATTCGACTTCTTCGACTGATAATTTACAGCATCGCTTGCTTGACCTAGTTTGCAAGCATAAAAAAATTATTTGCTCCGATCGCACCGTCCAAACTCTTCCCAATGACGATACTTCGCAGCGCTCATTTCTTTCGATCCCCTTCCATGTGCTCGGCAAGGAAGCAGGCTCGCTCAATGTTCTCGGTAACCCGCAGCAAGTTTTCAACGCTCCAAGCGTGACCGCGCTAGAACGCATCACTGCTGAACTGGGAAAACAAATTGAGCTGATTCGCTTGCGCGAACGAGCGCAGCTACTGAAAAGCGAGGCTGGGCTTTTATCCTGGCGGCTCTTTGCGACTGAAGCAGATCAGCTATTAAAGCAAACCCAGCCCCGCACGCTAATTCGTATCTGCTTTAATAATTTTCTTGATCTCGAACGCGCTTTTGGTATCGATACTTCGAGTTTAGTTTTTGACAAAGTTTTACGACTCACAGAGCAGTTGCGTCGACAAAGCTCATTAATCACCGGCCTCTACGGTAGCCAGATCTTAGTGCTTGCAGAAACAGCTCATGTAAATCATTTCCTTAGCCGCCTACGCGTAACCCTCAAAACCGTGCGCCTCGACGACCCGACTAATCTCGCAAAATCGAGCGATATTCAGCGCATCGGCGAAATGTTACTAGAGGGGATTTCGATTATTAAGGTTGAAACTAGCCCCGAAATTAAAGCATCCATTCGGGGCTTAATCAAAGAAACGCTTTTAACAATTCAAGCTAAGTCGCTCGAAAATTCAACGCAAAAATATTCAGAAGTCAGCAGTATTGGAGATAAGTCAAATGATTTCAGTTGGAACTGA